Proteins encoded in a region of the Oscillatoria salina IIICB1 genome:
- a CDS encoding glycosyltransferase family 4 protein yields MHIAWLGKKSPFCGNVTYSREITNSLLDRGNRVSFLHFAQEESMQENWPDCPEVFLPFIYKSQVYTIPTPNSSKILTRSLEQLQPDLVHASLTLSTLDFRLPEICSELNLPLVATFHPAFDSKLRNLKSSTQFLAYQLYAPFLAHYDRVIVFSKMQRDLLVKLGVPVKKLAVIPNGVDVQKYAPGFSHFKSEVNAERLFVYQGRISTEKNVEALLRAWKHSEMHGNSKLVIVGDGPLTASLKPLYGEEYNIIWLGFVADERRRIEILQAADVFILPSLVEGLSLSLLEAMSCGVACLATDAGADGEVLEDGAGVVLSTQGVTTQLKTLLPLFRDHPELTSLLGQKARLRVLDRYTLSRNITRLEKLYVDVLRSRHVQLSRGYRH; encoded by the coding sequence ATGCACATCGCTTGGCTGGGAAAAAAATCACCTTTTTGTGGCAATGTAACTTATAGTCGAGAAATTACTAATTCCTTGTTAGATCGAGGAAATCGGGTCAGTTTTCTCCACTTTGCCCAAGAAGAGTCTATGCAAGAAAACTGGCCTGATTGCCCGGAAGTGTTTTTGCCTTTTATTTATAAATCTCAGGTTTATACAATTCCTACTCCTAATTCGAGTAAAATTCTGACGCGATCGCTGGAACAACTACAACCGGATCTGGTTCATGCTTCTCTAACTTTATCTACTCTCGATTTTCGCTTGCCGGAAATTTGTAGCGAACTTAATTTGCCCTTAGTGGCTACTTTTCATCCAGCTTTTGATAGTAAGTTACGCAATCTCAAATCTAGTACCCAGTTTCTCGCTTATCAATTATATGCACCATTTTTGGCTCATTACGATCGCGTAATTGTTTTTTCTAAGATGCAGCGCGATCTCCTTGTCAAATTGGGTGTCCCAGTGAAGAAGTTAGCGGTGATCCCAAACGGGGTTGATGTGCAAAAATATGCTCCCGGTTTTTCTCATTTTAAATCGGAAGTTAATGCCGAACGATTATTTGTTTATCAAGGTCGCATTTCTACGGAAAAGAATGTCGAAGCTTTGCTCCGGGCTTGGAAGCATTCGGAAATGCACGGAAATAGTAAGTTGGTCATTGTTGGTGATGGACCTTTGACTGCTTCGTTAAAGCCTCTTTACGGAGAAGAATATAACATTATTTGGTTAGGATTTGTTGCTGATGAACGACGACGGATTGAAATTCTACAAGCTGCTGATGTTTTTATTCTACCTTCGTTGGTAGAAGGGCTTTCTCTGTCGTTGCTGGAGGCTATGTCTTGTGGGGTTGCTTGTTTGGCGACTGATGCAGGGGCTGATGGGGAAGTTCTCGAAGATGGTGCAGGTGTAGTTCTTTCTACTCAGGGGGTAACGACGCAGTTGAAAACGCTTTTACCTTTATTTCGGGATCATCCGGAGTTAACTTCGCTGTTGGGACAAAAAGCGCGATTGCGCGTTTTAGATCGTTATACTCTTAGTCGTAATATTACCCGTTTAGAAAAATTGTATGTTGATGTGCTGCGATCGCGCCACGTTCAACTTAGTCGTGGTTATAGACACTGA